The Sporocytophaga myxococcoides DSM 11118 genome segment GACAATTTTATAGTATTGATTTTGATGGCAAGAGCAAAAAACAACTAAGTGAAGGAAAAGGAACACACGATATAGAAATGAGCTCCAATAAAAATTTTTACCTGGGCATTTTTAGTACAATCAGCACTCCACCTATTGCTTCTATATTTAATAGATCAGGTAAAGAGGTTCGTTCGGTTACTGAAAATAAGGAATTACTTCGGAGGATGGCGGCCTTTTCAATCATTGAGCCAGAATTTTTTCAGTTTAAATCTGCAAATGGAGATTCTTTTGACGGCTGGATGATTAAGCCAAAAGAAATTGCTGCTGGTAAGAAGCTGCCTGTAATGTTTTATGTCTATGGTGGTCCGGGATTTCAGACAGTTAAAAATGAGTGGATGGGCCCCAACTATTATTGGTTTCAGGCTTTGGCAGCAAAAGGTTATATTATAGTTAGCGTAGATCCAAGAGGTTGCGGAGGAAGAGGAGCTTCAATAAAAAAAATCACACAAAAAAGCCTTGGGAAATTTGAAACCGAAGATCTCATCTCCTCGGCAAAATATATTGCCAGTCTCAACTATGTTGATGGCAGTCGCATCGGAATTTTCGGCTGGAGTTATGGAGGCTATCTTTCTTCACTTGCGATGACACTGGGAGCAGATTATTTTAAAACCGGCATTGCAGTAGCGCCTGTTACAAACTGGAGGTTTTATGACACCATTTATACAGAACGCTATCTTGGCCTTCCACAAGACAATGCTGAAGGCTATGATAAATTTTCGCCATTGACTCATACGGCGAAATTAAAAGGCAACTACCTTCTAGTTCACGGAACTGCTGATGACAATGTACATGTTCAAAATTCAATGATGATGACAGATGCTTTGGTGAACAGCAATAAGCAATTTGAGTTATTTTATTATACCAACAAGAATCATGGAATTTATGGAGGTTATACCCGGTTCCATCTATATAAGAAAATGAGTGACTTTATCGAAAAAAACCTGTAAGATAGCTGCTTCTGATTATATAATAATCTGATATAATGAACCTTAGTTAAAAATAGTTTCACAATCAGAACCAGAGCCATTCTTCATCGAAATGTAATGGCAGGAAAAAAGATTATAAAAAGATTTATTTTACAGAAGGCTTTATTTGTTTAAATTTAAAGAAAAGTACCTCATACCGACGCTTGTGTTTAGAGAAAATTTGAACAGACTTTTCAAAAAAATACAGACTGTCGGGAGCAGCTTCGGCTTCTGTTGGGATGGTTAAAGTTTAATTATCATTAACGGAAATGATTACAAAAGACACACCTTTAAAAGACATAATTGCTCAAAACAGGCTTTTGCAAAGTGTAGTGGAGAGATTCAATTTTAAGCTGCCATCCTGGAATGTGAGTGTGCAGCAAGCCTGTCTTTTAAATGGAGAGAATCCGGACTTCGTAATCGGTATTCTGAAAGCTTTTGATGAAAACACGGATTTTCCTACACAGGAGCTGATGTCATTCAGTCTCACGTCTATACTTAACTACCTGAAGAAGACACATGAGTATTACCTGAGCAAAAAACTACCTGAAATTGAGCTTTCTATAGAAAACCTTATAAGAGAATATGCTCCCGGTTATCCTTCACTTGTGCATTCCGGTTCACTTTTTCTATCTTATAAAGAAGACCTTATCAAGCACATCTGGGAAGAAGAACTTGAACTTTTTCCTTATATAGAATATCTACAATCCATTAAACTTCACGGATTTAAGTTTGATGTGCATAGCAAGCTGAGCAAATATTCCATTTCAACCTTTATTCACAGTCATGATGACCACGAAAAAGGTCTTGAAAGCATAAAGGAAATTATACTTGCAGCAGCAAATCAACGTGAGCCGGTAATGGCTTATAGAATATTTCTGATTCAGCTTGAAATTTTTTCAAAAGATCTACACAAACACTCCATGGTTGAAGATGAGATACTTATTCCGCTTGCACTGAAACTGGAGAAGGAGTTGAATAATATTTTAAGGAATTAAGACTTGGGAAATATTTTAGAAAGGTCTAACCAGGACATTTTTTAGTTGTTACCATTTACACCCCAATTCCCATTAAGGTATTAAAAATACACCTTTAAAGGTTGGTTCGGATCAATATAACCTCTGATTAGGTCATTTTTTTGTAATTTTCACTTTCTTATGAGGTCACTAAATGGAATTGACTAGAGAAAAAATACGAATTGGGTGTACTGTAATGTTTAATATGGCATAAAAAATGTCATTTCAAATCCAAAACAATTCATAAAGATAGCGTTTAGGGAATAAACTCTTTTTTCGTAAAGCACTATTATTAATTTTGCGTTCAATAAATACTGATTTATATTAACTATGCAAGTTAGAAACACATTACTTTTATTGTTCTCCCTGTTCGTAGTCAACGCGTTTGCAGGTGGAACACCTCCTGCTTATTCTATTAAGGTAAAAGTGAAGGGCATCAAAGATACTACTTGCCTCCTTGCTTACCATTTCGGGGACAAACAATACTTGAAAGACACGGCAAAAGTCGATTCAAAAGGAAACTTCACTTTTGAAGGTAAAACTCCCCTAGAAGGCGGTATTTATCTCGTTGTGCTTCCCGATAAAAGGTATTTTGAAGTGCTAATCAACGAACAGAAATTTGGTATGGAAACCGATACTGCTGATTATGTTAAAAACATGAAAGTAACCGGGTCCGCTGAAAATACCCTCTTTTACGATTATCTGAAATTTCTTAATCCTAAAGGAGAAGAGATGAATAAGCTTCAGAAAAGCCTTGCGGATGCCAAATCCAAAAAAGATTCTACAGATATAAAAGATAAAATGAAAGCTGTAAGCAAAGAGATAAATGATTACAGGCTGAATGTCATTAATAATAATCCGAAAACTTTTGTTGCAAAACTTTTCAAGGCGATGATGCCGGTGGAAGTTCCTCCTGCAGATGAAGCTGCGGCAAAAGCCAAGGGTGATTCTCTCTTTACCTACAGATTCTATAAAGACCATTATTTTGATAACATCGATTTCTCCGATGACAGAATCACAAGAACCCCGGTATACCATGAAAAACTGAAAGAATACTTTGAGAATCTGGTTTATCCAAATGTAGATTCAATCAATGCCGCAGCAGATAATCTTGTTAAAAAGTCTGAAGCCAACAAGGAGGTCTTTAAATATACAGTATGGTATATCACTACCAAACATGAAACTTCCCAACTAATGGGAGCCGATGCAGTATTTGTGCACATGGTAAAAAAATACTACAAAACGGGGAAAGCATACTGGGTAGACAAAGAGACACTGGCGAAGATTGTACAAAGAGCAGATATTCTTGAACCACTTTTATTAGGTAAAAAGGCTCCTGATCTGATGCTGAAAGATTCAACTGGTACTTACCACAGACTTCGTGATCAGAAATCCAAATACACCTTTGTTTACTTCTGGGATCCAAACTGCGGCCACTGTCAGAAAACCACTCCGAAACTTTATGAAGTTTATTTGAAATATAAGGATAAAGGATTGTCTGTATATGCAGTAGATATTGACAGAAAATACAAAGACTGGGTAAATTTCATTCAGAAAAATGATCTGACCTGGACCAACGTTTATGACCCTGATCATACAATAAGCTTTAGAGATAAATATGATATCTACGCAACGCCTGTTCTTTATATTCTTAACGACAAACAAGAGATTATTGCTAAAAGAGTTTCTTATGAGCAGGCAGAAGAGATTATTGCTAATTCAATAAAGCATGATCAGGAGAAAAAGAAATAGTTAAAAATAACTTAACCCGATTAATAAAAAAGGGCCGCGCTTGCGGCCCTTTTTTTATTCTTGAATTGCCCTAAATTTTTCAGGGAAACAACTTGTGCAGAGCATTTACCATGAACTGCACTGCTAGAGCTGCCTGAAGTATTGCAAAGATCCATCCTAATATTGAAAAAGCTGCTATACTAATCACCTTCATAATTTTCCGTACAAAAACCATTGAAAGAAGATTTAAAAGCACAATCAAAAGTACAGCAACTATTACTGTAAGATCTGCCTCAAATCCACTTTCTAATGCCAGACTAGCAGCGGCAATAATGGCTGCAACGCCTATTGGAGAAATAATTAAAGGAATGGCCAGAGGAGAAAGAGCTTTCATTGATAATTCCTTAGGTGAAAGACTTTGTGGTTTGATTTCACTTTCTGCAGCATGTTTAGCGCCAGCTCCAGGAGGTTTAAAGGCCAGAATCATCTTTAAAGAAGAAATGAATAAAAGGATACTTCCAGCGACAGTCACAGAAGGAATAGAAATTCTCCAGGCTTTAAGCATATGAGTAACAACAAGAGCTAGCAAAAGAATAATTATCAGCGAAAACCATGTCCCTTTTAACGCAAGTTTTTTAAGGCTTTTTTCATCCAGCTCTATTGTCATTCCATAGAATAAAGGAATGATTTTAAGAGGCCCAATAGTGATAAAAAAAATCGTGAATATGTAGGAAAACTGTTCCATTGAAATTTCTATTTCAGGCTAAAACAGGGTGTGAAAGAAAATGTTACTACATTAACCCATGCAATGGCTTAAACCGCTCAGAAATGCCGGAACAATTATTAACTAAACTGCTTTTCTTGATATAATTCAAATCTGATCGGATATATGAAAAACAGGACAGCAGAACAAAATATACGACCGCTTTTTAATAAAAGAACAACTAGAGAAGATGATCCTCTTCCGTCCTGGAATAATGGTCTACCCAAACAAGCAACAATGGAGTTTGTTGAAAAGGTAACAAATTCCGAACATTCTCAATATGTTCAGATGGAAGAAAGAGTTGCGGTTTTTGATAATGATGGTACTCTATGGACAGAGCAGCCCTATTATACCCAATTGGCCTTTTTGCTAGATCGTATAGATGACCTGGCTCCGCATCACCCTGAGTGGAGGGAAGAACAGCCATTTAAGGCTTTGCTTGAAAAAGACCTGAAAAGTGCTCTTTCCGGAGGATTAAAAGCCATTTCTGAAATGATTATGGCCACTCACGCCGGAATGACAACCACACAGTTCGATAAAATTGTGAAGACGTGGATTTCAAAAGCTGTACATCCCAGATTTGGAAAATTATATACAGAATGTACATTTCTCCCAATGCTTGAACTTTTAGATTTTTTAAAGTCTAATGGGTTTAAGAACTATATTGTTTCTGGCGGTGGAGTTGAATTTATGAGGCCATGGGCAGAATCCATTATGGAGTGCCTCCTTCACAGGTCATTGGCAGCAGCATCAAAACAAAATATGAAATCATAAACGGAAATCCCGAGCTGTTGAGATTGCCTGAAATAAATTTCATAGACGACAAAGAAGGTAAACCAGTTGGCATATTTTCAAACATAGGACAAAAACCAATCGCAGCATTCGGGAATTCTGATGGAGACTTCCAGATGCTTGAATGGGTGACCTCACAGGAACCTTTCTTAGGAATGATTATTAAACATGACGATGCACAAAGAGAATGGTCCTATACCAAAGACACATTACAGGGAAAATTGGATAAAGCTCTGACGATGGCTTCAGAAAAAAACTGGATCATCACCAGCATGAAAAATGACTGGAAAACAATATTCTCATTTATGAATAAAAGTTAAACAAAACTTTGTATTCCCTTCTATTCAATAATCGGGTACTTTAATAGGAGAAATTCTCAACCTATTCTACCTTTACTTCTTTTACAATTTTTTTAAGTTGGGCATCAACATGAGTTTCTAACTCTTCAAAAGTCATTTGCCCCATTTCGTGCAAGAGAATAGCATTCTCCAGGCTAAATGCACACGCTTCTATATATAGAATTTTTGTATGCAGCCTTCTTATAAAAAGCTCATTTGTTTGATTGCGTTTTAAATCCATAGCAAAAAGATTTAGAAAAAAGTTAAACAACAATTAAAAACACTGGACAACTTCCAGAAAATTATAATGTTAACGATAAATTAAGTTTATTTATTTATCAGGAAATGAAAAATAATTTTCCACACTTTTGATTATAAAAAATTCTTTTAAAAATTTGCGCCTGAGCTCGATTCCAACATACGCAGCCGCTCTTCCAGAACCCTGATCCGATCCTGGAGTATTATCATTTCGGCTGAAAGTGAATCTGCCAAAATCATTAAATTTTCCCCATGATCCAAGTGGTCCATCTGTACATAAATCTTCCCTTCAATTTTTACAATCTCTACATCTTTCCTCGTAATAGCCTCCCCGTTATCACAAGTTTTAATATTAATTTCCATAGCTGTAACCATTTTTTATAAAAATCTACTAGCCGCCCTTTTCCTTTTCTATTAATTTCTGATAAAAATCCAGTAATTCTTTAAGATCTTCGTTAGTAGAAACCGCCATTTCCAAGGACTTCTTATAAACATTGAGAGTAAGTTCCTGGTAACTGATCAGGGATTTCAGATTTTCGATTTCCATTTTCAGATACTCAGGTTTTTCTCTAATGTCAGAAACCGCATTATCATTTTTATACATTTCCCCTTCCTCAAACAATAACCAATAAAGATTAAGATCCGGCACCTCTCGTACGACACTTATAAACTTGTCAACTCCGTATTTCTTTCCCTTTATAATGTTATAAATTTGAGTCCCTGCCGTATCACTGGCTTTACCTAACTCATTAATTTTCATCCTTTTCGTATCTAGAAATTGCTTTAAGCGTTTCCCTACGAGAGATAAATCAATCATTTTTTACTGGCGGTTAAATTATGATTAAAATATTTATTTACAACATGTTAAATCTATAAAAATAAAAGATATGAATAAAGTTATATGCTAAAACTATTTTCTCCCTAAGAAAATATTAAAAAACTACAAAAAATATAATTTCAAATTGACTATCAAGGATTTATACTAGAAAAATCTAAAAAATCTAAGCTAAACCTTCTTTTTCAATGCTTCAATCAAGTCTTTTTGAAGGTTCATGATTTCTTTATCCTTTTCTTCAATAAGTTTTTTACAAATATTAGGGGTTGCTGAAGAGCTGGAACCATACAAAAGAACTTCAACTACATCCATCCCATAAAAAGCTGCAAGTTTTTCAAGCTTGGAAAGTGTTATATCTGTTAACCCCCTTTCCAATTTTGAATAGGTAGAAAGTGAAATCTCCATTTCAAAAGCTAGAGCGTCCTGGCTTATTCCCTTTGAGATTCTGAGTGATTTTAAAATGTTACCAAGATCTTTCATGATACAGGGTAAATCTAAAGGTAAAAATAACCACATGTAAAGTATATTTTAACAATACTTATGTATTATTATACTTTAAATGTGTAATATTATACCTATATTTAAACTTTTTAAACTCAAAATGCTATGGAGACAAACAAAGAAACAAACTACATCTATGTAAGAAGGCTACATACAAAAATCTTATATCTTGAGGCCTGCACTTTTAGCCTGGAAAATGCTATTTTATTATATGAAATGAATCAAATAGATTTCGATGAACTTAAAGAGATAACGACTAGCCAATTTGAAAAAATAAAAAGGGAAATTGCTGATTTATAAAAGATAGCTTTCAAAAATCCTTATTTATTA includes the following:
- a CDS encoding TlpA family protein disulfide reductase; the encoded protein is MQVRNTLLLLFSLFVVNAFAGGTPPAYSIKVKVKGIKDTTCLLAYHFGDKQYLKDTAKVDSKGNFTFEGKTPLEGGIYLVVLPDKRYFEVLINEQKFGMETDTADYVKNMKVTGSAENTLFYDYLKFLNPKGEEMNKLQKSLADAKSKKDSTDIKDKMKAVSKEINDYRLNVINNNPKTFVAKLFKAMMPVEVPPADEAAAKAKGDSLFTYRFYKDHYFDNIDFSDDRITRTPVYHEKLKEYFENLVYPNVDSINAAADNLVKKSEANKEVFKYTVWYITTKHETSQLMGADAVFVHMVKKYYKTGKAYWVDKETLAKIVQRADILEPLLLGKKAPDLMLKDSTGTYHRLRDQKSKYTFVYFWDPNCGHCQKTTPKLYEVYLKYKDKGLSVYAVDIDRKYKDWVNFIQKNDLTWTNVYDPDHTISFRDKYDIYATPVLYILNDKQEIIAKRVSYEQAEEIIANSIKHDQEKKK
- a CDS encoding MarC family protein, with translation MEQFSYIFTIFFITIGPLKIIPLFYGMTIELDEKSLKKLALKGTWFSLIIILLLALVVTHMLKAWRISIPSVTVAGSILLFISSLKMILAFKPPGAGAKHAAESEIKPQSLSPKELSMKALSPLAIPLIISPIGVAAIIAAASLALESGFEADLTVIVAVLLIVLLNLLSMVFVRKIMKVISIAAFSILGWIFAILQAALAVQFMVNALHKLFP
- a CDS encoding HAD family hydrolase, translated to MKNRTAEQNIRPLFNKRTTREDDPLPSWNNGLPKQATMEFVEKVTNSEHSQYVQMEERVAVFDNDGTLWTEQPYYTQLAFLLDRIDDLAPHHPEWREEQPFKALLEKDLKSALSGGLKAISEMIMATHAGMTTTQFDKIVKTWISKAVHPRFGKLYTECTFLPMLELLDFLKSNGFKNYIVSGGGVEFMRPWAESIMECLLHRSLAAASKQNMKS
- a CDS encoding helix-turn-helix domain-containing protein, with amino-acid sequence MWLFLPLDLPCIMKDLGNILKSLRISKGISQDALAFEMEISLSTYSKLERGLTDITLSKLEKLAAFYGMDVVEVLLYGSSSSATPNICKKLIEEKDKEIMNLQKDLIEALKKKV